Genomic DNA from Roseburia intestinalis L1-82:
TACAATCTTTTATGTGATCGGCCGATACACACAAAAGATTGCAGGATCATCGCAATCAAAATAAAAATAAGGAGGACGAAACTATGTGTTTTAATTTCAATAGCTGTTCCGAGTTATTTAATGCTATCTGCAAATATTTTAACCTCGGTTGTTAATAATAGCTTGTGCACTTTTCCGGCAGACTGACTGCCAGAAATATATGCCCCGGGCATCTGCCCGGGGTATTTTTCTTTTATCTGTCTAAATATCAATTCCTATACAGCAAAAATCTACTTTTTTCTAAATATACTTATCTGTCTAAAAGCAGCTCTCCCAGCCACATGGCATTTTTATCTTTTTCTGAAATGATATATTCTCCCTTTGTCCATGCTTCGCCTTTCCAGACGAGATCCGGGTCATCATACCGCACGGCCTGTGCTGTCTCCCCGCAAAAATCCTGATCCACACACCACTGCATCAGTGTGTCATCCTCCAATGTCAGATACCCGTGGGCAAACCCCTTTGGAATATACATCATTTTCCGGTTTTCAAAAGATAAAACTTCACTGTATGAATACCCAAAACATTTTCCCGGTCTTAAATCCACGGCAACATTAAAAATCGAACCATGCAGGCAGGAAACCATTTTTGCCTGTGCATGCTCCCCCATCTGAAAATGCAGTCCCCGCAGCGTAAATGCCTCTCTGCTGTATCCCTGGTTGATCTGACAGACCTGAAATGGAACATCCCTGTCATACGGAACAGACAGATATCCCCGAAAATCTTCAAACGCAGGCGGAATAAATACTTGTGGTTTATCTGATGAAAACTGGTTCATTTTTGCCTCCCTTGGCATACATTATCATTACACTAACTTGCCATCCATAAGATACATGATCCTGCGGACACA
This window encodes:
- a CDS encoding dTDP-4-dehydrorhamnose 3,5-epimerase family protein, which produces MNQFSSDKPQVFIPPAFEDFRGYLSVPYDRDVPFQVCQINQGYSREAFTLRGLHFQMGEHAQAKMVSCLHGSIFNVAVDLRPGKCFGYSYSEVLSFENRKMMYIPKGFAHGYLTLEDDTLMQWCVDQDFCGETAQAVRYDDPDLVWKGEAWTKGEYIISEKDKNAMWLGELLLDR